A window of Formosa sp. Hel1_31_208 contains these coding sequences:
- a CDS encoding response regulator transcription factor, with the protein MDDKITIAIADDELLFRRGLISILNKEEHLDILFDAEDGSDLMKKLRAATKVPDVIITDLKMPKLNGVETTKLIKKEFPNIRIIALTSYFSKPFIINMISIGAVAYLAKNSSPKLMLTTIKEVAEKGFYYDEQVMKFIHEGLLNNNEQLKKSNFDNTYFTKREKEVLGLICQQFTTNEIAEQLFISPRTVDGHRNNLLLKTESKNLAGLVVYAIQNKLVNLEESF; encoded by the coding sequence ATGGATGACAAAATTACGATTGCAATAGCTGATGATGAGCTATTGTTTAGGCGTGGTCTTATTTCAATTTTAAACAAAGAAGAGCATCTTGATATTCTCTTTGATGCCGAAGACGGTAGTGACTTAATGAAAAAATTAAGGGCAGCTACGAAGGTACCAGACGTCATAATTACCGATTTAAAAATGCCTAAGCTTAACGGTGTGGAAACCACGAAACTCATTAAAAAAGAGTTTCCTAATATCAGAATTATTGCTCTCACCAGTTACTTCAGTAAACCGTTTATCATCAATATGATATCTATTGGTGCTGTAGCCTATTTAGCCAAGAATAGCAGTCCGAAATTGATGCTAACAACTATAAAAGAAGTAGCTGAAAAAGGTTTTTATTACGATGAGCAAGTGATGAAATTCATCCATGAAGGCCTTTTAAACAATAATGAACAACTCAAAAAATCTAATTTTGATAACACTTATTTCACGAAACGAGAGAAGGAAGTTTTAGGACTGATTTGCCAGCAATTCACTACCAATGAAATTGCTGAACAATTATTTATCAGTCCGAGAACTGTGGATGGTCATCGCAATAATTTGCTCTTAAAAACAGAGTCTAAGAATTTAGCAGGATTGGTTGTATATGCGATTCAGAATAAATTAGTCAATCTCGAAGAATCGTTTTAG
- a CDS encoding sensor histidine kinase, giving the protein MENQISTSQELIIGALVYGLIFLVLVTLGLILFFYYSRRKIIEKEVEKINIKLGHQKKILQNTIKVQEVERNRIAQDLHDAISSKLNVVSLTTNVLIDDETIQPEHKEALNHILDITTKTLESSRKIAHELIPPILDEFGLKVALEELFDEFTSNTSIKIKHDIDAIDHLDKSNALHVFRIAQELINNALVHGKADELKMLLKKEKTGFALMFKDNGVGFDVTKNSKKSGIGLQNIKSRVAILNGQLFVESSELTGSIFKINCNSYG; this is encoded by the coding sequence ATGGAAAATCAAATTTCAACCAGCCAAGAGCTCATAATCGGCGCACTTGTTTATGGTTTAATTTTTTTGGTTCTAGTAACACTAGGGTTGATATTGTTTTTCTATTATTCCAGACGAAAAATTATTGAAAAAGAAGTTGAAAAAATAAACATCAAACTAGGTCATCAAAAAAAAATATTACAAAACACCATCAAAGTACAGGAAGTAGAACGCAACAGGATTGCCCAAGATTTACATGATGCAATTAGTTCAAAACTAAATGTGGTGAGTTTAACAACCAATGTACTCATAGACGATGAAACCATTCAACCAGAACATAAGGAAGCTTTAAACCATATACTTGACATTACGACTAAAACCTTAGAAAGTTCAAGAAAAATTGCGCACGAACTTATTCCTCCGATATTAGATGAATTTGGACTCAAGGTCGCACTAGAAGAATTATTTGATGAGTTTACATCGAATACATCTATTAAAATAAAACATGACATCGATGCTATAGATCATCTTGATAAAAGCAACGCACTTCATGTTTTCCGAATTGCTCAAGAGCTTATTAATAACGCCCTTGTTCATGGAAAAGCGGATGAATTAAAAATGCTATTAAAAAAAGAAAAAACCGGATTTGCATTAATGTTTAAAGATAACGGCGTGGGATTTGACGTTACCAAAAACAGCAAGAAATCTGGAATAGGATTACAAAATATTAAGAGTAGAGTTGCTATTTTAAATGGACAGCTTTTTGTTGAGAGCTCTGAATTAACAGGAAGTATATTTAAAATAAATTGCAACTCTTATGGATGA
- a CDS encoding phage tail protein, with protein sequence MNPYLAQIIMFAGTFAPRGWAFCSGQLLPISQYSALFSLIGTIYGGDGRTTFALPDLRGRLPKGMGSGPGLSPVQEGEKSGRELVGLTIANMPAHSHDGSSLSMSLACNEEDGDNEEPSGRNFGIASAGTPYNSSPNDATFGGGTVSGNTGNQGSGQQFDIQNPFLGVNYIIALQGTFPPRS encoded by the coding sequence ATGAATCCGTATTTAGCACAGATTATTATGTTTGCCGGAACTTTTGCCCCAAGAGGTTGGGCGTTTTGCAGCGGACAGCTATTACCCATTTCTCAATATTCGGCATTGTTCTCTTTAATAGGAACGATCTATGGTGGAGATGGAAGAACTACTTTTGCACTTCCTGATTTAAGAGGTCGTTTACCAAAAGGAATGGGGTCAGGACCTGGATTGTCACCAGTTCAAGAAGGTGAAAAAAGTGGTCGAGAACTTGTTGGTTTGACTATAGCAAACATGCCAGCTCATAGCCATGATGGCAGTAGTTTAAGCATGTCATTAGCTTGTAACGAAGAGGATGGGGATAATGAAGAACCTTCAGGTAGAAACTTTGGAATCGCTTCAGCTGGAACTCCTTATAATTCTTCTCCAAACGACGCGACTTTTGGCGGAGGAACTGTCTCTGGAAATACTGGAAATCAAGGATCTGGTCAGCAATTTGATATCCAAAACCCATTTTTAGGGGTTAATTATATCATTGCTTTACAAGGAACATTTCCACCAAGAAGCTAA
- a CDS encoding phage tail protein, producing the protein MDDTYIGVIEMFGGNFAPRNWAFCNGQLLAISQYQALFSILGTTYGGDGRTTFALPDLRGRVPKHVGNGPGLQPVTLGEKAGRETVGLTTGNLPSHAHDGSSLSATLGCNEEDGDNDEPSGRNIGIASAGTPYNSSPNDASFGGGSVSGNTGLQGGNQPFDIQNPFLGMNYIICMQGLYPPRS; encoded by the coding sequence ATGGATGATACATATATAGGTGTAATAGAAATGTTCGGAGGAAACTTTGCACCAAGAAACTGGGCATTTTGTAACGGTCAATTATTAGCAATTAGTCAATATCAAGCTTTGTTTTCAATTTTGGGAACAACTTACGGCGGTGATGGAAGAACAACTTTCGCTTTACCAGATTTAAGAGGTCGTGTTCCAAAACATGTAGGTAATGGTCCTGGATTACAACCTGTTACACTAGGAGAGAAAGCTGGTCGAGAAACTGTGGGCTTAACAACTGGAAATTTACCTTCTCATGCTCATGATGGAAGTAGTTTATCTGCAACATTAGGCTGTAATGAGGAGGATGGAGATAATGATGAGCCATCAGGGCGCAATATAGGTATTGCATCTGCTGGAACACCTTATAATTCTAGTCCTAATGACGCTAGTTTTGGTGGAGGATCAGTATCAGGAAATACAGGTTTACAAGGTGGAAATCAACCATTTGATATCCAAAACCCATTTTTAGGGATGAATTATATCATTTGCATGCAAGGCTTATATCCGCCAAGAAGCTAA
- a CDS encoding T9SS type A sorting domain-containing protein — translation MKTKLLLLSFCASIMMYSNSTKAQTVLAPGDIAVFWYQADTPDSFAFTTFVDIMPGTQILFTDCGAVPAGTFDPAGCGEGAFVYTAPTGGLTIGDIVQYNDLAPGPDFADYGGDSTIIGGTGMSLSTGGDQITVIQGTGVAPTFISMLSGSSTTFSGDDSLSTTQTNLFTGLVDTGLPRTAVAVGSGPAPSQENDNAMYTGVYTFATVDEAKIALTNPANYYGTQAITDGTYAALVGGIPAVFTYTTLSTGDVTLENSVFVAPNPSNGTITIKNAGNVLQSAVITDLNGRLVSQLNLNGNTGDQEINLSNVLSSGMYFMTISTENQSTIKKIIIK, via the coding sequence ATGAAAACAAAACTACTTTTACTTTCTTTTTGCGCGAGTATAATGATGTACTCAAACTCTACAAAAGCACAGACGGTATTGGCACCGGGCGATATTGCAGTATTTTGGTATCAAGCTGATACACCTGACTCCTTTGCATTTACAACTTTTGTAGATATCATGCCTGGAACACAAATTTTATTTACAGATTGTGGTGCGGTTCCAGCAGGAACTTTTGATCCTGCGGGCTGTGGCGAAGGTGCATTTGTTTACACCGCACCTACTGGTGGACTAACAATTGGTGATATTGTTCAATATAACGATCTTGCACCAGGTCCTGATTTTGCAGATTATGGAGGAGACAGCACTATTATAGGTGGTACCGGTATGTCATTGTCTACTGGAGGTGATCAAATCACTGTTATTCAGGGTACTGGTGTTGCTCCAACATTTATTTCTATGTTAAGTGGATCATCTACTACCTTTTCAGGTGATGATAGCCTAAGTACAACACAAACTAACTTATTTACAGGATTGGTTGATACAGGATTACCTAGAACAGCTGTTGCAGTAGGTTCTGGACCTGCGCCGTCGCAAGAAAATGATAATGCTATGTATACTGGAGTTTATACTTTTGCTACTGTTGATGAAGCCAAAATTGCTTTGACTAATCCAGCAAATTACTATGGTACTCAGGCAATTACTGATGGAACATACGCTGCTTTAGTAGGAGGTATACCTGCGGTATTTACGTATACAACGCTTTCAACTGGAGATGTTACATTAGAGAACTCTGTATTTGTTGCACCTAATCCTTCAAATGGAACTATCACTATAAAGAATGCAGGGAATGTGTTGCAATCTGCTGTGATCACAGATCTAAACGGTAGACTAGTTTCACAATTAAATTTAAATGGAAATACTGGAGATCAAGAAATTAATTTATCAAATGTGTTATCGTCAGGAATGTATTTTATGACGATCTCTACAGAAAATCAATCGACAATTAAAAAGATTATTATCAAGTAA
- a CDS encoding Lrp/AsnC ligand binding domain-containing protein, with the protein MKIVNQNIQIDGIDKKILRALMTDARTPILEIARLVGISGAAIHQRLRKLEKSGLISGSKFVINPKVLGYTTMAFIGVFLDKAVSNPQAVKQLQKIPEVLECHYTTGNWSVFIKVLCKDNAHLMHVLNHDIQSITGVSRTETFISLDQQIDRQIKI; encoded by the coding sequence ATGAAAATAGTAAACCAAAACATTCAAATTGATGGTATTGACAAAAAGATACTACGTGCTTTGATGACAGACGCTAGAACCCCTATTTTAGAAATTGCCAGATTGGTAGGTATTTCGGGTGCTGCTATTCATCAGCGCTTACGGAAACTGGAGAAATCAGGATTAATTTCAGGGTCTAAATTTGTTATTAACCCCAAAGTTTTAGGATATACCACGATGGCTTTTATTGGTGTTTTTCTTGATAAAGCGGTAAGTAATCCGCAAGCTGTAAAGCAGTTACAAAAAATACCTGAAGTATTAGAATGCCACTATACGACTGGAAATTGGAGTGTTTTCATCAAAGTATTATGCAAAGATAATGCACACTTAATGCATGTTCTTAATCATGATATTCAATCAATTACAGGGGTCTCTAGAACCGAAACCTTTATTTCTTTAGATCAGCAAATTGATCGACAGATTAAGATTTAA
- a CDS encoding saccharopine dehydrogenase family protein, which translates to MRKILVIGSGKSASYLIKYLLDKSEKENLHIIVGDINTSNANKLIDGHKNANAISLDVFDKSSREQAVQNADIVVSMLPARFHIEVAKDCINYGKNMVTASYVSEEMQELNPAATEKGLVFMNEIGVDPGIDHMSAMQVIDRIRDQGGKMILFESFTGGLVAPESDNNLWNYKFTWNPRNVVLAGQGSAAKFLQESSYKYIPYNRLFRRTEFLEIDGFGRFEAYANRDSLKYQSVYGLDHVETLYRGTMRRVGFSRAWNIFVLLGMTDDSYTIDDSENMSYRDFVNAFLPYSPTDSVELKFRHALKIDQDDIVWDKLEELDIFSKTKMVEIKKATPAQILQKILMDSWTLDETDKDMIVMYHKFGYELNGKRHQIDATMVTIGEDQTYTAMAKTVGLPVAIATMDILNGKISTPGVQIPIRREVYEPILEELKEYGIQFTEKEVPYLGYNPLNA; encoded by the coding sequence ATGCGAAAAATTTTAGTTATTGGTTCTGGAAAATCAGCATCATACCTTATAAAATATTTATTAGACAAATCTGAAAAAGAAAATCTTCATATCATTGTTGGTGACATTAACACAAGTAATGCTAATAAATTAATTGATGGTCATAAAAATGCTAATGCCATCAGCTTAGATGTTTTTGATAAATCTTCAAGAGAACAAGCTGTTCAAAATGCCGATATCGTGGTCTCAATGCTTCCAGCGCGTTTTCATATAGAAGTAGCTAAAGACTGTATTAACTATGGGAAAAACATGGTCACTGCGTCTTACGTCAGTGAAGAGATGCAAGAATTAAATCCTGCGGCTACAGAAAAAGGTTTGGTGTTTATGAACGAAATTGGAGTAGATCCTGGTATCGACCACATGAGTGCTATGCAGGTCATAGATAGAATAAGAGACCAAGGTGGTAAAATGATTTTGTTTGAATCTTTTACTGGAGGTCTTGTCGCTCCTGAAAGTGATAATAATTTATGGAATTATAAGTTTACTTGGAACCCTAGAAATGTGGTTTTAGCTGGTCAAGGAAGTGCTGCCAAGTTTCTTCAAGAAAGCTCATATAAATACATTCCATACAACCGCTTATTTAGACGTACCGAATTTTTGGAAATTGACGGTTTTGGCCGCTTTGAAGCTTATGCCAATAGGGATTCACTTAAATACCAATCCGTTTATGGGTTAGATCATGTTGAAACATTATATAGAGGCACGATGCGTCGTGTTGGCTTTAGTCGGGCATGGAACATATTTGTGCTTTTAGGAATGACCGATGACAGCTACACTATAGATGACAGTGAAAACATGAGCTATCGTGATTTCGTAAATGCATTTCTTCCATATAGTCCCACAGATTCTGTGGAACTTAAGTTTCGACATGCACTCAAAATTGACCAAGATGATATTGTTTGGGACAAACTTGAAGAGTTAGATATTTTCAGTAAAACAAAAATGGTTGAAATTAAAAAAGCGACACCAGCACAAATTCTTCAGAAGATATTAATGGATAGTTGGACACTTGATGAAACCGATAAAGACATGATTGTCATGTATCATAAGTTTGGATATGAGCTCAATGGTAAACGTCATCAAATTGATGCAACCATGGTAACTATTGGTGAAGACCAGACCTATACCGCCATGGCAAAAACAGTAGGTTTACCGGTAGCCATAGCCACAATGGATATCTTAAATGGAAAAATTTCAACTCCTGGTGTTCAAATTCCTATACGTCGAGAAGTCTATGAACCTATCCTTGAAGAACTCAAGGAATATGGCATTCAATTCACTGAAAAAGAAGTCCCGTATTTAGGATATAATCCTTTGAATGCGTAA
- a CDS encoding DUF423 domain-containing protein: MNKKILIMGSLLGLIAIVLGAFGAHGLKSVISIESQQSFETGVRYQMYHALFLLFVGSYSGIGLKTKQVIFYLVLLGVLFFSGSIYGLATNDLSGFDFKAIGFITPIGGLLLIIAWAILLIKFLKTKADKS, translated from the coding sequence ATGAACAAAAAAATTCTAATCATGGGTAGCCTTTTAGGACTAATAGCTATTGTTTTAGGCGCTTTTGGCGCACATGGTTTAAAGTCAGTAATTAGCATTGAATCACAACAATCGTTTGAGACTGGTGTGCGCTACCAAATGTACCACGCACTTTTTCTGCTATTTGTAGGAAGCTATTCTGGAATAGGTCTAAAGACGAAACAAGTCATTTTTTATTTGGTGCTACTTGGTGTTCTTTTTTTCTCGGGATCCATATACGGATTAGCGACAAATGACCTTTCAGGATTTGATTTTAAGGCAATTGGTTTTATAACACCTATTGGCGGACTCTTATTAATTATCGCTTGGGCCATATTGTTAATAAAGTTTTTGAAAACCAAGGCTGATAAATCTTAA
- the pckA gene encoding phosphoenolpyruvate carboxykinase (ATP), with product MVNHTPTTKTISLESYGIKDAEVKYQLSPVELQELAVAKGQGVETSNGTLAVNTGEFTGRSPQDRFIVKDDITKDRVWWGNINKPFESDKFQKLYEKITAYLSHKEVFVRDCYACADDNYRLNIRVINEYPWSNMFVYNMFLRPSEEELQGFTPEWTVINAPGFMADADIDGTRQHNFAILDFTRKMAIVGGTGYTGEIKKGIFSALNFVLPVFKNTLPMHCSANVGKDGDTAIFFGLSGTGKTTLSTDPDRSLIGDDEHGWTNENTVFNFEGGCYAKVINLTRDQEPEIYDAIKPGAILENVILDDKGDVDFGDTTITQNTRVSYPLYHIENIRKPSIGKNPKNIFFLTADAFGVLPPISKLTPGQAAYHFISGYTAKVAGTEAGIDEPLPSFSACFGAPFMPLHPTKYAEMLSAKMKETGVNVWLVNTGWTGGPYGVGSRMKLKYTRAMISAAMDGSLEAANKDNYHLHSVFGVQQPRTCPNVPTEVLSPRSTWNNDEGYYKTAYKLSQSFRDNFKKFEDYANEEIMAGAPNLK from the coding sequence ATGGTAAACCATACACCAACAACGAAAACGATTTCGTTAGAATCTTACGGCATTAAGGATGCTGAAGTAAAATATCAATTATCACCTGTCGAACTGCAAGAACTAGCTGTGGCAAAGGGTCAAGGAGTAGAAACTTCTAACGGCACCTTAGCAGTGAATACTGGCGAATTTACTGGCCGATCTCCGCAGGATAGATTCATCGTCAAAGATGATATTACCAAGGATCGTGTTTGGTGGGGAAATATCAATAAACCATTTGAGTCTGATAAGTTTCAAAAGTTATATGAAAAAATAACAGCGTATTTATCTCACAAAGAAGTCTTTGTTCGAGATTGTTATGCTTGCGCAGATGACAATTATAGATTGAACATACGAGTCATTAACGAATACCCTTGGTCTAACATGTTTGTTTATAATATGTTTTTAAGGCCTTCAGAGGAAGAATTGCAAGGTTTTACGCCAGAATGGACTGTAATTAATGCGCCAGGTTTTATGGCAGATGCTGATATTGATGGCACCAGACAACATAATTTTGCCATTTTAGATTTTACACGTAAAATGGCCATAGTTGGTGGAACAGGATACACTGGAGAAATCAAGAAAGGAATATTCTCTGCACTAAATTTTGTACTACCAGTTTTTAAGAACACCTTACCAATGCACTGTAGTGCTAATGTCGGTAAAGATGGAGATACTGCAATCTTTTTTGGATTATCAGGCACAGGAAAAACAACCTTGTCTACAGATCCAGACCGCAGCTTAATTGGAGACGACGAACACGGTTGGACCAATGAAAATACCGTCTTTAATTTTGAAGGAGGTTGTTACGCCAAGGTGATTAATTTAACACGTGACCAAGAACCAGAAATCTACGATGCAATTAAACCAGGAGCCATACTAGAAAATGTAATTCTAGATGATAAGGGTGATGTTGATTTTGGGGATACAACGATTACTCAAAATACTAGGGTAAGTTACCCGCTTTATCATATAGAGAATATTAGAAAGCCTTCAATAGGTAAAAACCCAAAAAATATATTTTTCTTAACGGCTGATGCCTTTGGAGTGTTACCTCCAATTTCAAAATTAACGCCAGGTCAAGCAGCGTATCATTTTATTTCTGGATACACTGCCAAAGTAGCTGGAACTGAAGCCGGAATTGACGAACCATTGCCAAGTTTCTCGGCATGTTTTGGAGCACCGTTTATGCCTTTACATCCTACAAAATATGCAGAAATGCTAAGTGCTAAAATGAAGGAAACAGGTGTTAATGTTTGGTTGGTAAATACAGGTTGGACTGGTGGACCTTATGGTGTTGGTTCTAGAATGAAATTGAAGTATACAAGAGCAATGATAAGTGCTGCAATGGACGGAAGTTTAGAAGCCGCTAATAAGGATAATTATCATCTGCATTCTGTTTTTGGAGTACAGCAACCTAGAACGTGTCCAAATGTTCCAACAGAAGTATTAAGCCCAAGATCAACTTGGAATAATGATGAAGGCTACTATAAGACTGCTTATAAGTTATCACAATCATTTAGAGACAATTTCAAAAAGTTTGAAGATTATGCCAATGAAGAAATTATGGCAGGTGCTCCAAATCTTAAATAG
- a CDS encoding uroporphyrinogen-III synthase, with the protein MTKVKTILVSQPEPKIENSPYYDLQEKQKVKIDFRPFIHVEGVEAKEIRQQKVDLSHYTAIILTSRNSVDHFFRVADEMRFKVPDTMKYFCQSEAVAYYLQKYVVYRKRKIYVGKRLFSDLCPLIKKYKDESFLLPTTDKLKPEVPEILNNLGVKWKESVFYKTVISDLSDLANVYYDILVFFSPSGIESLFHNFPEFKQNDTRIAVFGNTTIKAVESRGLRVDISAPTPETPSMTMALEKYIEKTNKGK; encoded by the coding sequence ATGACGAAAGTGAAAACGATTTTAGTATCTCAGCCCGAGCCTAAAATAGAAAATTCGCCTTACTATGATCTTCAAGAAAAGCAAAAGGTTAAGATTGATTTCAGACCATTTATCCATGTTGAAGGTGTAGAAGCCAAAGAAATCAGACAACAAAAAGTTGATCTTTCTCACTATACGGCTATCATTCTAACCAGTAGAAACTCTGTTGATCATTTTTTTAGAGTAGCAGATGAAATGCGATTTAAAGTTCCAGACACAATGAAATATTTTTGTCAATCTGAGGCTGTAGCATATTATCTTCAGAAATACGTGGTATATAGAAAACGTAAAATCTATGTTGGTAAACGTTTGTTTTCAGACTTATGCCCTTTAATAAAGAAGTATAAAGACGAATCATTCTTATTACCTACGACTGATAAATTAAAACCAGAGGTTCCAGAAATTTTGAACAATTTAGGTGTTAAATGGAAAGAATCTGTCTTTTACAAAACTGTTATTAGTGATCTTTCCGATCTAGCTAATGTATATTATGATATTTTAGTATTCTTCAGCCCTTCAGGAATTGAATCCTTATTTCATAATTTCCCTGAATTCAAGCAAAACGATACACGTATTGCTGTCTTTGGAAATACAACAATCAAAGCCGTTGAATCGCGAGGATTACGTGTTGATATTTCAGCACCAACCCCTGAAACGCCTTCCATGACTATGGCTCTCGAGAAATATATAGAGAAAACTAATAAAGGAAAATAA
- a CDS encoding DUF4271 domain-containing protein, translating to MLRDIISNDWFTIFLLLGLVCLTLSKYLFAHRFKDFLAVIGNSKYLKIYARDQKFVDGFDALLFFNLIISVSVFAYVSYSTLVNPADFNLNQFFKLLFGIGVLFLIKVLLERLIGSLFEIDELIDAYLFQKTTFKNYSGFLLFPINCVLIYAVSPSKTLIYLVIGLIILVNLVGFITSFKNHQKLLLNNIFYFILYLCALEIGPYLILYKLIKDFNA from the coding sequence ATGCTTAGAGACATAATTTCTAATGATTGGTTTACCATATTTTTACTCCTGGGCTTGGTGTGCTTGACTCTTAGCAAATACCTTTTTGCACATCGTTTTAAAGACTTTTTGGCAGTTATTGGAAACTCTAAGTATTTAAAGATTTATGCGAGAGATCAAAAATTTGTTGATGGTTTTGATGCTTTACTTTTTTTTAATCTTATTATTTCTGTATCAGTGTTTGCCTATGTAAGTTATTCAACATTGGTCAATCCTGCTGATTTTAACCTCAATCAATTTTTTAAATTATTATTTGGAATAGGTGTTTTATTCTTAATAAAAGTATTATTAGAACGTTTAATAGGAAGCCTTTTCGAGATAGATGAACTGATAGATGCTTACTTATTTCAGAAAACCACCTTTAAAAATTATTCTGGGTTTCTTCTCTTCCCAATTAACTGCGTACTGATTTACGCTGTTTCCCCTTCTAAAACTCTTATTTACCTCGTTATTGGGCTTATTATTCTTGTTAATCTTGTTGGTTTTATTACGTCATTTAAAAATCATCAAAAATTACTTTTAAACAACATTTTCTATTTTATTTTGTATCTTTGCGCACTTGAAATTGGACCCTATCTGATTTTATATAAGTTAATTAAAGATTTCAACGCTTAA
- a CDS encoding polyprenol monophosphomannose synthase — MKDALVIIPTFNEIENIEAIIKAILAQEKDFDILVVDDNSPDGTSAKVKELQSEFQDQLHLLLRANKTGLGTAYIDGFKWALQHPYDYIFEMDADFSHNPKDLIHLYNACAIKGADISIGSRYVDGVVNVVNWPVSRVLLSYGASRYVRFITRMKIADTTAGFVCYKRKVLETINLDEIKFVGYAFQIEMKFKAYLKKFNIIEVPVVFTDRTKGKSKMSGSIISEAIFGVIKMKFNSLFSN; from the coding sequence ATGAAAGATGCACTTGTCATTATACCAACTTTTAATGAGATAGAAAATATTGAGGCTATTATCAAAGCCATACTAGCTCAAGAAAAAGATTTCGATATTTTAGTTGTAGATGATAATTCGCCAGATGGAACTAGTGCAAAGGTAAAGGAGTTACAATCAGAATTTCAAGATCAGCTTCATTTATTATTAAGAGCAAATAAAACAGGCTTGGGTACAGCTTATATTGATGGGTTTAAATGGGCCTTACAACATCCGTATGATTATATTTTTGAAATGGATGCTGATTTTTCACATAACCCGAAGGACCTCATTCACCTATACAATGCATGTGCTATAAAAGGTGCTGATATATCCATTGGATCACGCTATGTTGATGGCGTAGTAAATGTAGTAAATTGGCCAGTGAGTCGTGTATTGCTATCTTATGGAGCATCAAGATATGTAAGATTTATTACAAGAATGAAAATTGCTGATACGACCGCAGGATTCGTTTGTTATAAACGAAAAGTTTTAGAAACGATTAATTTGGATGAGATTAAGTTCGTGGGATATGCTTTTCAAATTGAAATGAAGTTTAAAGCCTATTTGAAGAAATTCAATATTATTGAAGTTCCTGTTGTGTTTACAGATCGAACAAAAGGAAAATCAAAAATGAGTGGAAGTATAATATCTGAAGCTATTTTTGGTGTGATTAAAATGAAATTTAATAGTTTATTTAGTAATTAA